One part of the Plasmodium yoelii strain 17X genome assembly, chromosome: 13 genome encodes these proteins:
- a CDS encoding fam-b protein, whose protein sequence is MRVNILKYVLFSIVICSFEYSKNELYSVNDRGIYLERDVINFRNNRILADVDNRFDLNEFYQSTLSLASQLGDCIEGNKEIAHLQNIIDTHIKKNKGSNTSLDLKTVDSKTKKLINELRTELEEVKKRVANKRNDELAIQSIHEKKIEKKDENSSMSEHEDFKQLENNENNGIASSNSHIKSELIKKYRKIAIRFLLSCLTFIVVGFTSMFTTMYLMILLVPCLVSIYFFLWKLNRCSTKLEKILK, encoded by the exons atgagagttaatattttaaaatacgTTCTTTTTTCAATTGTTATTTGTTCTTTTGAATATTCCAAAAAT GAACTATACTCTGTAAACGACAGAGGGATATACCTTGAAAGGGATGTAATAAACTTTAGAAATAATAGGATATTAGCAGATGTAGATAACCGATTTGatttaaatgaattttaCCAATCAACTTTGAGTCTTGCAAGCCAACTTGGTGATTGTATTGAAGGTAACAAAGAAATAGCACACCttcaaaatattatagaCACACATATAAAGAAGAATAAAGGAAGTAACACATCACTTGATTTAAAAACTGTAGATAGtaagacaaaaaaattaattaatgaGTTACGAACAGAATTAGAAGAAGTAAAAAAACGGGTTGCTAATAAAAGGAATGATGAATTAGCAATACAATCGatacatgaaaaaaaaatagaaaaaaaagatgaaaatagtTCTATGTCAGAACATGAAGACTTTAAACAATtggaaaataatgaaaataatggaATTGCATCAAGTAATAGTCATATTAAATCAGAATTGATTAAAAAGTATAGAAAAATCGCAATCAGATTCCTCCTGTCATGTTTAACATTTATAGTAGTTGGTTTTACGTCAATGTTCACGACGATGTACTTAATGATACTACTTGTACCGTGTTTGGtttccatatattttttcctttggAAACTTAATAGATGTTCCActaaattagaaaaaatattaaaataa